From the Candidatus Amarolinea dominans genome, one window contains:
- a CDS encoding methyltransferase: MALRYRVLSRRYGRLVLEEIDGVPLVVLPQVFNPVLLRTGAFLARTVTTLPLPAGAEVLDLGAGSGVGAIFAARAGASVIAVDINPEAVRCARINALLNHLEHAIEARQGDLFAPVAAARFDLILFNPPFYRGRPRRPLDHAWRGEDVFERFTAGLAAHLKPGGQALLILSSDGAGDELLASLQAAGFEQQVAARQDLINEILTAYLITR; the protein is encoded by the coding sequence TTGGCGCTGCGTTACCGTGTGCTGAGCCGTCGCTATGGCCGCCTGGTGCTGGAGGAGATTGACGGCGTGCCGTTGGTGGTTCTGCCGCAGGTCTTCAATCCGGTGCTGCTGCGCACCGGCGCGTTCCTGGCGCGCACCGTGACGACCCTGCCGCTGCCGGCGGGGGCTGAGGTGCTCGACCTGGGCGCGGGTTCGGGCGTAGGGGCCATCTTCGCAGCGCGGGCCGGCGCATCCGTGATCGCCGTGGACATCAACCCGGAGGCGGTGCGTTGCGCGCGGATCAACGCGCTGCTCAATCACCTGGAGCACGCCATCGAAGCGCGTCAGGGCGACCTGTTCGCGCCGGTGGCCGCGGCGCGCTTCGACCTGATCCTGTTCAATCCCCCGTTCTACCGCGGCCGTCCCCGCCGCCCGCTCGACCATGCCTGGCGCGGGGAAGATGTTTTCGAGCGTTTCACGGCCGGCCTGGCCGCGCATCTCAAGCCGGGCGGGCAGGCGCTGTTGATCCTGTCTTCGGACGGCGCGGGCGACGAGCTGCTCGCTAGTCTGCAGGCGGCCGGGTTTGAACAGCAGGTGGCGGCGCGGCAGGATTTGATCAACGAAATCCTGACCGCGTACCTGATCACGCGGTAG
- a CDS encoding radical SAM protein, whose translation MTTSQPQSLSGPRREAVLPLPRVDPITQLPILILFPHSHCNCRCLMCDIWRATTRDEVPAAAVARWLDEWQQLGVRQVVLSGGEALMHSHLWELCAHLRRADISITLLTTGLLLARHAAQVVTYCDEVIVSLDGPAAIHNRVRNIPRAYEKLAAGVAAVKAADPRTTAAARCTVQRANYHHLRDVVTAAHELGLDRISFLAADVSTDAFNRPLGWDDERVMQVALAADDLPRLAQELDALEADFAADFAAGFIAESPAKLRRRILHYYTALLGQGEFPPVSCNAPWVSTVIEADGTVRPCFFQPPLGNIYQAPSLTSLLNAPAAVAWRQGLDTHRDAICRKCVCSLALRAS comes from the coding sequence ATGACAACGTCGCAACCCCAGTCACTGTCTGGCCCTCGCCGGGAAGCGGTTTTGCCGCTGCCGCGCGTGGACCCGATCACGCAGCTGCCCATCCTGATCCTGTTCCCGCACAGTCACTGCAACTGCCGCTGCCTGATGTGCGACATCTGGCGCGCGACCACGCGTGACGAGGTGCCCGCGGCCGCTGTGGCGCGCTGGCTGGACGAATGGCAGCAGTTGGGCGTGCGCCAGGTGGTGTTGAGCGGCGGCGAGGCCCTGATGCACTCGCACCTGTGGGAACTGTGCGCCCATCTGCGGCGGGCCGACATCAGCATCACCCTGCTCACCACCGGTTTGCTGCTGGCCAGGCACGCCGCGCAGGTGGTGACCTATTGCGACGAGGTGATCGTCAGCCTCGATGGCCCGGCCGCGATCCACAACCGGGTTCGCAACATTCCCCGCGCCTACGAAAAGCTGGCGGCAGGGGTGGCCGCGGTCAAGGCCGCCGATCCCCGCACGACCGCTGCGGCCCGCTGCACCGTGCAGCGCGCAAACTATCACCATTTGCGTGACGTGGTGACCGCGGCGCACGAGCTGGGTCTGGATCGCATCAGCTTCCTGGCGGCCGATGTCAGCACAGACGCCTTCAACCGGCCGCTCGGTTGGGATGACGAACGGGTCATGCAGGTGGCGCTGGCGGCCGATGATCTGCCCCGCCTGGCGCAGGAACTGGACGCGCTGGAAGCCGATTTTGCGGCCGATTTTGCCGCCGGTTTCATCGCCGAGTCGCCGGCCAAGCTGCGCCGGCGCATCCTGCACTACTACACGGCCCTGCTCGGCCAGGGCGAATTCCCGCCCGTGTCGTGCAACGCGCCCTGGGTTTCCACGGTCATCGAAGCAGACGGCACGGTGCGCCCCTGTTTCTTCCAGCCGCCCCTGGGCAACATCTACCAGGCGCCCAGTCTGACCAGCCTGCTCAACGCGCCCGCGGCCGTGGCCTGGCGCCAGGGCCTCGATACCCACCGTGACGCCATCTGCCGCAAGTGCGTCTGCTCTCTTGCTCTGCGTGCCTCATGA
- a CDS encoding B12-binding domain-containing radical SAM protein: protein MTSETPLILLYNPKVAKPGYHRLPHSLLQLGTLLEGRYPYEIVDGNLDQERDRAGEIIERVRREGIRYLGVTIMPGPQLQQAVPDIKRIKTACPDLTIIVGGYFPTNHPNTCANDPAIDYVVLSAGEDTLPALLDTLEQGGDPTTVAGLAFARDGQVIHTPPRPPHHPNDLPWYPYHKVPVERYVNRTHLGTRTLSHHSSFGCPFFCNFCAVVNMAEGKWLPESAERLGELTQYFMDKWHINALEFHDNNFFTSESRTAAYAENLLRRDLLLAWWGEGRIDTMLKFSDRTWRLLRDSGLKMVFMGAESADDETLKKMNKGGTLTADKTLALAARAAKYDIVPEFSFILGNPPDPHKDIERGIEFIRKIKEINPAVEIIMYRYDPVPLAGEMWLAAEQSGFAFPQTLDEWADPKWVRVQLRRSADTPWFKHNDRELMRNFETVLNAYYPTTTDRRLRSPLWRPVLKALSGWRYSLRVYRWPFELEAVQRRIRYQRPETSGF from the coding sequence ATGACATCTGAAACACCGCTGATCCTACTGTATAACCCGAAAGTCGCCAAGCCGGGCTATCATCGCCTGCCTCATTCCCTGCTGCAACTGGGCACCCTGTTGGAAGGGCGCTATCCGTATGAGATCGTGGATGGCAATCTCGACCAGGAACGAGATCGCGCGGGCGAGATCATCGAACGCGTGCGCCGCGAGGGCATCCGTTACCTGGGCGTGACCATCATGCCCGGCCCGCAACTGCAGCAGGCGGTGCCGGACATCAAGCGCATCAAGACGGCCTGTCCGGACCTGACCATCATTGTGGGCGGCTATTTTCCCACCAATCATCCGAACACCTGCGCCAACGATCCGGCCATTGATTACGTGGTGCTCAGCGCGGGCGAAGATACGCTGCCGGCCCTGCTGGACACCCTGGAGCAGGGCGGCGATCCAACCACCGTGGCCGGGCTGGCCTTTGCCCGCGACGGTCAGGTGATTCATACCCCCCCGCGGCCGCCCCATCACCCGAACGACTTGCCCTGGTATCCCTACCACAAGGTTCCGGTGGAGCGCTACGTCAACCGCACGCACCTGGGCACGCGCACCCTGAGCCATCACAGCAGTTTTGGCTGCCCGTTCTTCTGCAACTTCTGCGCGGTGGTCAACATGGCCGAAGGCAAGTGGCTGCCAGAAAGCGCCGAGCGCCTGGGCGAGTTGACGCAGTATTTTATGGACAAATGGCACATCAACGCCCTGGAGTTTCATGACAACAACTTCTTCACCAGCGAGAGCCGGACCGCCGCGTACGCTGAGAACCTGCTGCGTCGTGATTTGCTCCTGGCCTGGTGGGGCGAAGGGCGCATTGATACCATGCTCAAATTTAGCGACCGCACCTGGCGGTTGTTGCGCGACAGCGGTCTGAAGATGGTCTTCATGGGCGCGGAGAGCGCCGACGATGAGACGCTCAAGAAGATGAACAAGGGCGGCACGCTGACCGCGGACAAGACGCTGGCCCTGGCTGCACGCGCAGCCAAGTACGACATCGTGCCGGAGTTCAGCTTCATCCTGGGCAATCCGCCCGATCCGCACAAGGATATCGAGCGTGGCATCGAGTTCATTCGCAAGATCAAAGAGATCAATCCGGCCGTGGAGATCATCATGTACCGCTACGACCCCGTGCCGTTGGCGGGCGAGATGTGGCTGGCGGCCGAGCAGTCTGGCTTTGCTTTTCCGCAGACCCTGGACGAGTGGGCGGACCCCAAATGGGTGCGCGTGCAACTGCGCCGCAGCGCAGACACGCCGTGGTTCAAGCACAACGATCGCGAGCTGATGCGTAACTTCGAGACCGTGCTCAACGCCTATTACCCGACGACTACCGACCGTCGTTTGCGCAGCCCCCTTTGGCGTCCGGTTCTCAAGGCCCTGAGCGGTTGGCGCTACAGCCTGCGCGTCTACCGCTGGCCCTTCGAACTGGAGGCCGTGCAAAGGCGCATCCGCTATCAGCGCCCGGAGACATCGGGATTCTAG
- a CDS encoding class I SAM-dependent methyltransferase, whose protein sequence is MLSAAAFDDSAATYDDAFTESTIGRLLRAAVWRRLDAQFRAGDRVLELNCGTGADAIHLAQRGVHVLATDISEAMLAVTRRKVAQAGMEELVQVAKLDIADLAAWGSSLRSETRDQRSQDNDSSPSRDPISGLRSPFSSFDGVLSNFGGLNCVADLAGVAQALAGLLKPGGRAILCIMGPLAPWEWAWYLRQGQAGKAFRRLRRDGVPWRGLTIRYPSIAALRRAFAPMFTVQRVSAIGALLPPSYVEPWAARHPALLARLNRIERRLETAWPLPWLADHYLIEMVLH, encoded by the coding sequence ATGTTGAGCGCCGCCGCCTTCGATGACTCGGCCGCGACCTACGATGACGCGTTTACGGAGAGCACCATCGGTCGCCTGCTGCGCGCCGCGGTCTGGCGACGGCTGGATGCGCAGTTCCGCGCCGGCGATCGCGTGCTGGAGCTCAACTGCGGCACCGGCGCCGACGCCATCCACCTGGCGCAGCGCGGCGTCCACGTGCTGGCGACGGACATTTCAGAGGCGATGCTGGCCGTGACCCGCCGCAAGGTGGCGCAGGCTGGGATGGAGGAATTGGTTCAGGTGGCAAAATTGGACATCGCCGATTTGGCCGCATGGGGGAGTTCACTGAGATCAGAGACCAGAGATCAGAGATCGCAAGACAATGACTCGTCGCCCTCCCGTGACCCAATCTCCGGTCTCCGGTCTCCATTCTCTTCTTTCGACGGCGTCTTGTCGAACTTCGGCGGGCTGAACTGCGTTGCTGACCTGGCTGGGGTGGCGCAGGCGCTGGCCGGATTGCTCAAGCCGGGGGGCCGGGCGATTCTGTGCATCATGGGGCCGTTGGCGCCCTGGGAATGGGCTTGGTATTTGCGCCAGGGGCAGGCGGGCAAGGCGTTCAGGCGTCTGCGGCGTGACGGCGTTCCCTGGCGCGGGCTGACGATTCGCTATCCGTCCATTGCTGCGCTGCGGCGAGCGTTTGCCCCCATGTTTACGGTGCAGCGCGTCAGCGCCATCGGCGCCCTGCTGCCACCATCATACGTCGAACCGTGGGCGGCTCGCCATCCAGCCCTGCTGGCCCGGCTGAATCGCATCGAGCGCCGGTTGGAAACAGCCTGGCCGCTGCCCTGGCTGGCGGACCACTACTTGATCGAAATGGTGCTTCACTGA
- a CDS encoding GNAT family N-acetyltransferase, with amino-acid sequence MSADQPQPDARLPALRPYQAGDEAALTALFAAAYGHPLSEALYRWKLTGLSTPTPNVWTAWEQDRPIFHYASIPTPYRTPDGPAILMTGADLMTTPDQRRRGLLTAYAPQIYETWSQAGLPCTVGLPNERWGSRADHLGWQPLLPLAWLIRPLRPEALIARRLRLPFLARAAIIGRLWQRRWQTPDAAGIVVQPVAQADGRFDRLWQTSQPAHGFCVQRDRHWVEWRFLSAPAAEPRWRYQLLLAQRGDEPVGYLAYRVQDEAGHATAFIADLWSAPADEPARRTLLAHALRLFYDLGVEKAAALAVPATPLHGSLAQAGLRPALGAFTVKARPLAQALDLDTLRQPASWYLTGSDFDVI; translated from the coding sequence GTGAGCGCAGATCAACCGCAGCCGGACGCCAGGCTCCCCGCGCTGCGCCCTTACCAGGCCGGGGACGAAGCCGCGTTGACTGCCCTTTTTGCCGCAGCCTACGGCCACCCGCTGTCCGAGGCGCTCTACCGCTGGAAACTGACCGGCCTGTCCACGCCGACGCCCAATGTGTGGACGGCCTGGGAGCAAGACAGACCGATCTTTCACTACGCCAGCATCCCAACCCCGTACCGGACGCCGGACGGCCCGGCCATCCTGATGACCGGCGCAGATCTGATGACCACGCCCGATCAGCGGCGTCGCGGGCTGCTCACCGCGTACGCGCCGCAGATCTATGAAACCTGGAGCCAGGCCGGGCTGCCGTGTACAGTTGGGCTGCCCAACGAGCGCTGGGGATCGCGCGCGGATCACCTGGGCTGGCAGCCGCTGCTGCCCCTGGCCTGGCTGATCCGGCCCCTGCGCCCGGAGGCGCTCATCGCCCGCCGCTTGCGCCTGCCGTTCCTGGCGCGGGCGGCGATCATCGGCCGCTTGTGGCAGCGCCGTTGGCAAACGCCGGACGCGGCCGGCATCGTCGTGCAGCCGGTCGCCCAGGCCGATGGCCGCTTCGATCGCCTGTGGCAGACCAGCCAGCCGGCGCACGGCTTCTGCGTGCAGCGCGACCGGCATTGGGTCGAATGGCGCTTTCTCTCCGCGCCGGCCGCGGAGCCGCGCTGGCGCTATCAACTCTTGCTGGCTCAGCGCGGCGACGAGCCGGTGGGCTACCTGGCCTATCGCGTGCAGGATGAGGCCGGTCACGCCACGGCGTTCATCGCCGATCTGTGGTCGGCCCCGGCCGATGAGCCGGCGCGGCGAACGCTCTTGGCGCACGCGCTGCGCCTGTTCTACGACCTGGGCGTGGAAAAAGCGGCCGCCCTGGCAGTGCCGGCCACGCCGCTGCATGGCAGCCTGGCGCAGGCCGGGCTGCGACCGGCCCTGGGCGCGTTCACGGTCAAGGCGCGGCCGCTGGCGCAGGCGCTTGATCTGGACACCCTGCGCCAACCGGCCAGTTGGTATCTGACCGGCAGCGATTTCGATGTGATCTGA
- a CDS encoding PIG-L family deacetylase has translation MVLRWFKRRAAVIAEQGWWLAFWLAGAVRRATRAVGPRVKPWSTPGGQRVLALAPHPDDEACGCGGALLRHRAAGDAVTIVVVTDGRRSRSLGLSPDEMAARRRAEAAQAAAVLGVTVWHWLGLPEWEWEIEDLAPRLLAELETGQPDVIYAPSRVDFHPEHWKVAHALAVALAQWPGTPRVRVMALQVPLGSALTNLVSSTASVGEQHRAAIAAHASQVYSTARTQRMRRYTAVACGLPGEAEAFWEMTAARYQRLHAGAPSTWPIVFRSLRAGPWTDGLAYLWGRRTRHTLSRD, from the coding sequence ATGGTTTTGCGTTGGTTCAAGCGCCGGGCGGCGGTTATCGCCGAACAGGGATGGTGGCTGGCATTCTGGCTGGCCGGCGCGGTCAGGCGAGCGACCAGGGCGGTTGGCCCGCGGGTAAAGCCATGGTCAACGCCGGGCGGCCAACGCGTGCTGGCCCTCGCGCCCCATCCTGATGATGAAGCGTGCGGCTGCGGCGGCGCGCTGCTGCGTCATCGGGCGGCCGGCGACGCGGTGACGATCGTGGTTGTCACCGATGGCCGCCGCTCTCGCAGCCTGGGCCTGTCGCCTGACGAGATGGCCGCTCGGCGCCGGGCCGAGGCGGCGCAGGCCGCGGCGGTTTTGGGCGTCACGGTCTGGCATTGGCTGGGCCTGCCAGAGTGGGAGTGGGAGATCGAGGACCTGGCGCCGCGCCTGTTGGCAGAGCTTGAAACCGGCCAGCCAGACGTGATCTACGCGCCGTCGCGGGTGGATTTTCATCCCGAACACTGGAAGGTGGCGCATGCGCTGGCTGTGGCGCTGGCGCAGTGGCCGGGAACGCCGCGGGTGCGCGTCATGGCCCTGCAGGTTCCCCTCGGTTCGGCGCTGACGAACCTGGTAAGCAGCACCGCAAGCGTTGGGGAGCAACACCGGGCCGCCATCGCCGCGCACGCGTCGCAGGTTTACAGTACGGCGCGCACGCAGCGCATGCGGCGCTACACCGCCGTCGCCTGCGGCCTGCCTGGCGAGGCCGAGGCGTTTTGGGAAATGACCGCGGCCAGGTATCAACGACTGCATGCCGGCGCACCATCTACCTGGCCGATCGTTTTTCGCAGCCTGCGCGCCGGCCCGTGGACTGACGGTCTGGCGTATCTGTGGGGCCGGCGTACACGTCATACGCTGAGCCGCGATTGA
- a CDS encoding B12-binding domain-containing radical SAM protein: MPDLLLTHGYFLWEDEKERQIMKPYPTLGLLYNSAYLRRAGFDVEIFDTTFSSKADLAARLAQTPGGVLGIYTNLVTRGQVVWIIGEAKRHGWTVICGGPESANYTHEYIAQGADVVVVGEGEVTLAELLPALAQQGPHRLHGIAGTVFLDEEGQIVRNAERAQIADIDSLPWPDREQINISQYVDVWRTHHGMGSVNLITARGCPYKCKWCSHAVFGYSHRRRSYLDCAAEVQHIVETYKPDQVWYADDVFTINHRWLYEYAAELKRRNLRLPFETISRADRLLKEDVLATLAEMGCYRIWIGSESGSQRILDAMQRGVTVEQVQWATQAAQRHGIEVGMFLMWGYDGEEIEDIEATIEHVKKANPNIFFTTVAYPIKNTPYYETIKDTLRLDRDWVEATDRDYVVRGRHTRQYYRFADQWLRNEVAAHRLNGQDAGEALRLQTLAQEARSGLLATAAEQEC, from the coding sequence ATGCCTGACCTATTACTGACCCATGGCTACTTCCTGTGGGAGGACGAAAAAGAGCGGCAGATCATGAAGCCTTACCCGACCCTGGGGCTTCTGTACAACTCGGCCTATCTGCGCCGCGCCGGCTTCGATGTGGAGATTTTCGACACGACCTTCAGCAGCAAGGCCGACCTGGCCGCACGCCTGGCGCAGACGCCCGGCGGCGTGCTCGGCATCTACACCAACCTGGTGACACGCGGCCAGGTGGTCTGGATCATCGGCGAAGCCAAGCGCCACGGCTGGACGGTCATTTGTGGCGGGCCGGAGTCGGCCAACTACACGCACGAGTATATCGCCCAGGGCGCCGATGTGGTGGTGGTCGGCGAAGGGGAAGTCACCCTGGCGGAACTGTTGCCCGCCTTAGCGCAGCAGGGGCCGCATCGTCTGCACGGGATTGCCGGCACTGTCTTTTTGGATGAAGAAGGGCAAATTGTCCGCAACGCCGAGCGCGCACAGATCGCGGACATTGACAGCCTGCCCTGGCCGGACCGGGAGCAGATCAACATCAGCCAGTATGTGGATGTCTGGCGCACGCACCACGGCATGGGCAGCGTCAATCTGATCACGGCCCGCGGCTGCCCCTACAAGTGCAAATGGTGTTCGCACGCGGTCTTCGGCTATTCACACCGCCGCCGCAGCTACCTCGACTGCGCGGCCGAAGTGCAGCACATCGTGGAGACCTACAAGCCAGATCAGGTCTGGTACGCGGACGATGTGTTTACGATCAACCACCGCTGGCTGTACGAATATGCCGCCGAGTTGAAGCGGCGCAATCTGCGCCTGCCCTTCGAGACGATCTCTCGCGCGGACCGCCTGCTGAAAGAGGATGTGCTCGCCACCCTGGCCGAGATGGGCTGCTACCGCATCTGGATTGGCTCCGAAAGCGGCAGCCAGCGCATCCTGGACGCGATGCAGCGCGGCGTCACCGTGGAGCAGGTGCAATGGGCAACCCAGGCGGCCCAGCGGCACGGTATCGAGGTGGGCATGTTTCTGATGTGGGGCTATGACGGCGAAGAGATCGAGGATATCGAGGCTACGATCGAGCATGTGAAGAAGGCCAATCCCAACATCTTCTTCACCACCGTGGCCTACCCAATCAAGAACACGCCATACTATGAGACCATCAAGGACACGCTGCGCCTGGATCGTGACTGGGTGGAGGCCACCGACCGCGATTACGTGGTGCGCGGACGGCACACGCGTCAGTATTACCGCTTTGCAGACCAGTGGCTGCGCAACGAGGTCGCGGCCCATCGTTTGAACGGTCAGGATGCCGGCGAGGCCCTGCGCCTGCAGACCCTGGCACAGGAAGCGCGATCCGGTTTGCTGGCGACGGCAGCAGAACAGGAATGTTGA
- a CDS encoding B12-binding domain-containing radical SAM protein produces the protein MRRHKVVLYNPQAVFFTMPLGLLAVGSDLDPEQVEVVIIDGRLERDPVAAVLAHVDDALCLGVSVLTGAPIRDAIRISRAAKARRSDLPVIWGGWHPSLFGAACLAEAAVDITVQAQGEETLREIVRRLVNHESLEGCLGCTYRTPAGEIQVNPPRPLRNINTFRTHNYGLLPVERYYQLKGKRQLDYISSQGCNFRCAFCADPFVYKRKWVGFEPSRVAAEVDALWQRYRFDDLSLQDETFFTRADRVEAIAEEFIRRRLPITWAGTMRADQGDRLPDRVLQRCKQSGLRRVIIGVESGSQAMMDWIRKDIQLEQVFISAEKCLRHGIRVIFPFIVGFPNETDESVQASLDVIKRLRRLSPDFETPIFFFKPYPGSPITDEAVRQGYQLPVTLDEWADFDFIGSAGPWVSPQRYRQVERFKFYAQLAWDHPTPLKRPFQVLAQWRCQRDLYALPLEQVVSRWLWPAQRLS, from the coding sequence ATGCGCCGCCACAAAGTCGTCCTCTACAACCCGCAGGCCGTTTTCTTCACCATGCCCCTGGGCCTGCTGGCCGTCGGCTCTGACCTGGACCCGGAGCAGGTCGAGGTGGTCATCATTGATGGCCGCCTGGAGCGCGACCCGGTGGCCGCGGTGCTGGCGCACGTGGATGATGCGCTCTGCCTGGGAGTCAGCGTGTTGACCGGCGCGCCCATTCGGGATGCCATTCGCATCTCGCGGGCCGCCAAAGCGCGCCGGTCCGACCTGCCGGTGATTTGGGGCGGCTGGCACCCGTCGCTGTTTGGCGCGGCGTGCCTGGCAGAAGCGGCGGTTGACATCACCGTTCAAGCGCAGGGTGAGGAGACCCTGCGCGAGATCGTGCGGCGCCTGGTCAACCACGAGAGCCTGGAGGGCTGCCTGGGCTGCACCTACCGCACCCCCGCCGGCGAAATACAGGTCAATCCCCCGCGGCCGCTGCGCAACATCAACACGTTTCGGACGCACAATTACGGCTTGCTGCCGGTCGAACGCTACTATCAGCTCAAGGGCAAGCGCCAGCTCGACTACATCTCATCGCAAGGCTGTAACTTCCGCTGCGCCTTCTGCGCCGACCCGTTTGTCTACAAGCGCAAGTGGGTCGGGTTCGAGCCGTCGCGCGTGGCCGCCGAGGTGGATGCGCTCTGGCAGCGCTACCGCTTCGATGACCTGTCGCTGCAAGATGAAACCTTCTTCACACGCGCCGATCGCGTCGAGGCCATCGCCGAGGAGTTCATCCGCCGGCGGCTGCCCATCACCTGGGCCGGCACCATGCGCGCGGATCAGGGCGACCGCCTGCCCGACCGGGTCTTGCAGCGCTGCAAGCAGTCGGGCCTGCGCCGCGTCATCATTGGCGTGGAATCCGGCTCGCAGGCCATGATGGATTGGATTCGCAAGGACATTCAATTGGAGCAGGTTTTCATCAGCGCCGAGAAATGCCTGCGCCACGGCATCCGGGTGATCTTTCCGTTCATCGTGGGTTTTCCCAACGAGACCGACGAGAGCGTGCAGGCCTCGCTCGATGTCATCAAGCGGCTGCGTCGCCTCAGCCCCGACTTCGAGACGCCGATTTTCTTCTTCAAGCCCTATCCCGGCTCCCCCATCACCGACGAAGCGGTGCGCCAGGGCTATCAACTGCCGGTCACGCTGGACGAATGGGCTGATTTTGATTTCATCGGCTCGGCCGGGCCCTGGGTCAGCCCGCAGCGCTACCGGCAGGTGGAGCGATTCAAGTTCTACGCGCAACTGGCGTGGGACCATCCCACCCCGTTGAAGCGCCCATTCCAGGTGCTGGCGCAGTGGCGCTGTCAACGCGACCTGTACGCCTTGCCGCTGGAACAGGTGGTCAGCCGCTGGCTCTGGCCGGCGCAGAGGTTGTCGTGA
- a CDS encoding glycosyltransferase produces MRIALIVPGGVDRSGRERVIPALLCLIERLAARHRLLVIALEQEAAPASYELLGAQVINLGRSPARLPGFGFGQRLRQSLAALAAHGGADVIHAFWLGATSTLALGVGRWRNIPVVASIGGGELTWLPDIGYGGAGSWRHRQQVRLALRFAQAITGGSRFVLAPVLPIRPDARLVPLGVDVRRVAGDLPAVARPPGPPWRLLHAASINRVKDQATLLQALRLLADQAAEVHLDWFGGDTLGGELQRQVSALGLERHVTLHGVQPSDVLAPYFRQAHLYVQSSRHESQGVAVCEAAAAGAPTVGTAVGLVAELAPQAAWAAPVGDAAGLAAGILTLLADPAERDRRGRAAQAWAQAFDADWTAAAFEAIYQEVIG; encoded by the coding sequence ATGAGAATCGCCCTGATTGTGCCCGGTGGCGTAGATCGCAGCGGCCGCGAGCGGGTGATTCCCGCGCTGCTCTGCTTGATCGAGCGCCTGGCGGCCCGGCATCGCCTGCTGGTGATTGCGCTGGAGCAGGAAGCAGCGCCTGCCAGCTACGAGCTTTTGGGCGCGCAGGTGATCAACCTGGGGCGCAGCCCGGCCCGGCTGCCCGGATTCGGGTTTGGGCAGCGTTTGCGCCAAAGCCTGGCGGCCCTCGCGGCCCACGGCGGGGCCGATGTCATCCACGCCTTCTGGCTGGGCGCCACCAGCACCCTGGCCCTGGGCGTTGGCCGCTGGCGCAACATTCCGGTGGTTGCCAGTATCGGCGGCGGTGAGTTGACCTGGCTGCCCGACATCGGCTATGGCGGAGCCGGTTCCTGGCGCCATCGGCAGCAGGTCAGGCTGGCGCTGCGATTTGCCCAGGCGATCACCGGCGGCAGCCGCTTCGTGCTGGCGCCCGTCTTGCCCATTCGGCCCGATGCGCGCCTGGTCCCGCTGGGCGTGGATGTGCGCCGCGTCGCCGGCGACCTGCCGGCCGTCGCCCGGCCGCCCGGCCCGCCCTGGCGCCTGCTGCACGCGGCCAGCATCAACCGCGTCAAGGATCAGGCCACGCTCCTGCAGGCGCTGCGTCTGCTGGCGGATCAGGCCGCGGAGGTGCATTTGGACTGGTTTGGCGGGGATACCCTGGGCGGCGAGTTGCAACGGCAGGTATCTGCGCTTGGTTTGGAGCGCCACGTCACCCTGCATGGTGTGCAGCCAAGCGACGTGCTGGCGCCCTATTTTCGCCAGGCGCACCTGTACGTGCAGTCGTCCCGGCACGAGAGCCAGGGGGTGGCGGTGTGCGAAGCCGCGGCCGCGGGCGCGCCCACCGTCGGCACGGCCGTGGGGCTGGTGGCGGAACTGGCGCCGCAAGCCGCCTGGGCCGCACCGGTCGGCGATGCGGCCGGGCTGGCCGCAGGCATCCTGACCTTGCTGGCCGATCCTGCGGAGCGCGACCGCCGCGGCCGCGCCGCGCAGGCCTGGGCGCAGGCGTTCGACGCCGATTGGACCGCCGCCGCGTTCGAGGCCATTTATCAGGAGGTGATCGGGTGA